In the genome of Aspergillus flavus chromosome 8, complete sequence, one region contains:
- a CDS encoding ankyrin repeat-containing domain protein: protein MDLNVIDLLIAHGANINHADRNGITALHIMARNLRQVKAAQFLIHRGADVNAKTLKGDTPLCEAAGRGALLKRDVWTQENEYVTLDDRIKTQDTMMGVLQDAGGSLDEPNAAGKTPRQLLEQKRASWYKESNRRTIL, encoded by the coding sequence ATGGATCTCAATGTGATAGACCTCCTGATTGCGCATGGTGCCAACATCAACCATGCTGATAGAAATGGCATTACCGCCTTGCATATTATGGCAAGGAACTTGCGACAGGTGAAGGCGGCACAGTTTCTTATTCACAGAGGAGCTGATGTCAACGCAAAAACCCTAAAGGGAGACACCCCACTATGCGAAGCAGCGGGGCGTGGAGCGCTCTTGAAGAGAGATGTCTGGACACAAGAAAATGAGTATGTGACTCTGGACGACCGTATCAAGACACAAGATACAATGATGGGCGTCCTGCAGGATGCTGGAGGCAGCTTAGATGAGCCGAATGCAGCGGGCAAGACACCGCGGCAGCTGCTTGAGCAGAAAAGGGCTTCCTGGTACAAAGAGTCCAATAGAAGGACTATTTTGTGA
- a CDS encoding uncharacterized protein (expressed protein), which translates to MSYVEFRRVQPWGYDEPIIDTDGSELHEDEFGSLLAKIIESNDVPMLNQYKEKHPRGITCSSEAREMDPFFVACRHGCTDVLRVLLEHYHDNLGQTTSLEERDIVLLNVACEYGQLETALFLLDSQPPLGSVGANMPGCETALLSAAQSIWNLSDELQYHENEALDWVDKRLTRSEQLINILLDRGASVHDVTMCPDEDIAEVKPQPLHTVLGLAVSRAGYKLLKGLIDEGANVHTRQECLGIGGPDFKEKHASFQDTTALHYGSMFWNVEGVQALFDLRGTDVDIADMVSVRDSLGRLPLHWAAAGAGDSDKAIIPDGAIVQRVLDTFELLLVGNPTAIMFRITKAKRLCTMQWQHTHQVAAIICIA; encoded by the coding sequence ATGTCATATGTTGAATTTCGCCGAGTTCAACCCTGGGGGTACGACGAGCCCATTATCGACACAGACGGGTCCGAGCTGCACGAGGACGAATTCGGCTCACTTTTAGCGAAAATCATAGAGTCGAACGATGTCCCAATGTTAAATCAGTATAAAGAGAAACACCCAAGAGGTATTACTTGCTCATCAGAAGCACGCGAAATGGACCCTTTCTTCGTCGCTTGTAGGCATGGATGTACGGATGTTCTTCGTGTGCTTTTGGAGCATTATCATGACAATCTCGGTCAAACAACGTCTCTCGAGGAGCGGGACATCGTGTTGCTGAATGTCGCCTGTGAATATGGTCAGCTAGAGACGGCACTTTTCCTGCTGGATAGTCAACCTCCGCTGGGGAGTGTTGGCGCCAACATGCCCGGCTGTGAAACTGCATTGCTTAGCGCGGCGCAGTCTATCTGGAACTTGAGTGACGAGCTCCAGTATCATGAAAATGAGGCTCTTGATTGGGTTGATAAGCGCCTTACTCGGAGTGAACAATTGATTAACATCCTCCTTGATAGAGGAGCTTCTGTTCACGATGTTACCATGTGCCCGGACGAGGATATCGCTGAAGTCAAGCCGCAACCACTTCATACCGTTCTTGGCCTGGCTGTTTCCCGGGCCGGCTACAAATTGTTGAAAGGCCTTATAGATGAAGGAGCAAATGTACACACAAGGCAGGAGTGCCTGGGAATAGGGGGTCCCGACTTTAAGGAAAAGCATGCTAGCTTCCAAGATACAACGGCGCTTCACTATGGTAGCATGTTTTGGAATGTGGAAGGAGTACAAGCGCTATTTGATCTTCGAGGGACGGATGTGGATATTGCAGATATGGTATCTGTTCGTGATAGTTTGGGACGCCTACCCCTTCACTGGGCTGCCGCGGGCGCAGGAGATTCTGATAAAGCTATAATCCCTGACGGTGCTATCGTCCAACGAGTCCTGGATACATTTGAACTACTTTTAGTCGGCAATCCTACCGCCATTATGTTCAGGATAACCAAGGCAAAACGCCTTTGCACTATGCAGTGGCAACACACGCATCAGGTGGCCGCAATCATCTGTATAGCATAG
- a CDS encoding putative alcohol dehydrogenase: protein MEVNRAAVLKSPRASVEVEQIETWAPAAGEVLVRNEAIAFNPIEAKIQKWEMFQIEYPAILGYTFGGTVVSVGPNVDSVKVGDRVAVACWGRAAVDKRFGAYQKYPLALEENLVKLDSQTSLEEGSGVIANLATVVAALSVCMKLDYPPINERDPKNGKKILIYGGSSSVGGLAVQYATDAGYEVVTTSSPANWDLVQRRGPSSIVDHTLPREQLLESIKASGPYDGIFDAIGSAEVTELLGELLAEDGGLFWSTSPTPADSRLPKNVKKEWGGYSDILVSRDENKDAKVWYLQEYLPKGLSSGRIFSNPSYIFPGGLESVQDALDTFMAGKVSGKKVFVNPQH, encoded by the exons ATGGAAGTGAATAGGGCAGCTGTGCTGAAGAGCCCACGGGCTTCAGTCGAAGTTGAGCAGATCGAAACATGGGCACCAGCAGCGGGAGAAGTACTGGTGCGGAATGAGGCCATTGCCTTCAATCCTATTGAAGCCAAAATCCAGAA ATGGGAAATGTTTCAGATTGAATATCCGGCAATTCTCGGATACACCTTTGGGGGCACAGTCGTCTCGGTGGGGCCCAATGTTGATTCAGTCAAGGTGGGCGACCGCGTGGCAGTTGCTTGCTGGGGTCGAGCAGCTGTTGATAAAAGGTTTGGTGCCTACCAAAAATATCCCCTGGCACTGGAAGAGAACCTCGTGAAACTAGACAGTCAAACTTCCTTGGAGGAAGGGTCTGGCGTGATTGCCAACCTAGCGACTGTTGTTGCTGCACTTTCCGTCTGCATGAAACTCGATTATCCTCCGATCAATGAGAGAGACCCCAAAAATGGCAAGAAGATACTGATTTATGGTGGTTCATCTTCGGTTGGTGGTTTGGCTGTTCAATATGCAACAGACGCTGGGTATGAGGTCGTGACAACATCATCTCCTGCCAACTGGGACTTGGTGCAGCGACGTGGTCCATCATCCATCGTTGACCATACTCTGCCTAGAGAGCAGCTCCTGGAATCAATCAAGGCCAGTGGCCCCTACGACGGAATATTTGATGCGATTGGCTCCGCGGAAGTAACAGAACTTTTGGGCGAGTTGCTCGCGGAAGATGGTGGCCTTTTTTGGTCGACAAGTCCCACCCCTGCAGACTCACGCCTACCAAAGAAtgtgaagaaggaatggggaGGATACTCGGATATCTTAGTGTCAAGGGATGAAAACAAGGATGCCAAAGTGTGGTATCTTCAAGAGTACCTACCCAAAGGCCTGTCCAGCGGCAGGATCTTTTCGAACCCTTCTTACATATTCCCGGGTGGGCTAGAGTCAGTACAGGATGCACTGGACACTTTTATGGCCGGGAAAGTCAGTGGAAAGAAAGTCTTTGTCAATCCGCAGCATTAG
- a CDS encoding putative oxidoreductase translates to MPATQGLPILDFSAFYGENPKAKAQLVEQVRESCLHNGFFQITGHRIPLELQHRAMNCSKRFFRLPLEEKLKIDKIEKNTFNRGYELLQSQMNEAGASPDLKEGLYIGREIPTDHPYFLEGLLNSGPNQWPDTIPDPEEFQKSTMEYYHAVFDLAKDIMAVLALTLNHDEAYFDPLTDGAVATLRYLHYPPPPKQMGERLRGIGAHTDFSCITLLLQDEVSGLQVLDVPTNEWIDVQPIPGAYVVNLGNLFSRMTNDTYKSNLHRVINDSGNDRYSIPFFLTGNPKYVCKCLPGFQKDGEPGKYLPATVQEVVSLSYKETFARAERYKAEIQTKIQNNVTKEVAA, encoded by the exons ATGCCTGCGACACAGGGACTCCCCATCCTCGATTTCTCTGCATTCTATGGTGAGAAccccaaggccaaggccCAGCTAGTGGAACAGGTCCGTGAAAGCTGTTTGcacaatggcttcttccAGATCACTGGCCATCGCATTCCGCTGGAACTGCAACACCGCGCAATGAATTGTTCCAAGCGTTTCTTCCGCCTCCCACTCGaagaaaaattgaaaatCGACAAAA TAGAGAAGAACACCTTCAACCGCGGGTATGAGCTCCTTCAATCACAGATGAATGAGGCCGGTGCCAGCCCAGATCTAAAGGAAGGCTTGTACATTGGCCGGGAGATCCCTACGGATCACCCTTACTTCCTCGAGGGCCTGCTAAACAGTGGCCCCAACCAATGGCCCGATACAATTCCTGACCCTGAGGAGTTCCAGAAAAGCACGATGGAATATTATCATGCCGTCTTCGACCTTGCGAAGGATATCATGGCTGTTCTGGCACTCACATTGAACCACGACGAAGCATACTTTGATCCTCTCACTGATGGAGCGGTAGCAACACTGCGATACCTGCATTATCCACCGCCACCCAAGCAGATGGGAGAGAGGCTGCGGGGGATCGGTGCTCATACCGACTTTAGTTGCATTACACTTCTGCTACAAGATGAAGTGAGCGGCCTCCAGGTATTAGACGTGCCAACCAACGAGTGGATCGAC GTTCAGCCAATCCCTGGGGCGTACGTGGTCAACTTGGGGAATTTATTTTCACGCATGACCAACGACACGTATAAATCCAACTTGCATAGAGTCATCAACGACTCGGGGAATGATCGCTACTCCAtccccttcttcctcacCGGGAATCCAAAGTATGTATGCAAATGCTTGCCTGGATTCCAGAAAGACGGTGAGCCTGGTAAATACCTCCCTGCAACGGTTCAAGAGGTGGTGTCGTTGTCGTACAAGGAGACCTTTGCCAGGGCCGAGAGATACAAGGCCGAGATACAGACGAAGATACAAAATAATGTAACTAAAGAGGTCGCTGCCTAA